Proteins co-encoded in one Malus sylvestris chromosome 9, drMalSylv7.2, whole genome shotgun sequence genomic window:
- the LOC126582285 gene encoding uncharacterized protein LOC126582285, which translates to MLEIVVLSPVDFEISLLFSCRSLFAFFFQKESRSALTLRMKLITCKETPVFLFWGFAEDFTTQPILRILREDSLWNCRMLLFVRSAQGHFLSALSVSNPTMILILAMLPVRCFRREIQHVQMPS; encoded by the exons ATGCTTGAGATTGTTGTGTTGAGTCCCGttgattttgaaatttctttgtTATTCTCTTGCAGATCgctttttgcattttttttccagaaagaATCAAGGTCGGCCTTAACATTGCGTATGAAACTCATAACATGCAAG GAAACGCCGGTGTTCTTATTTTGGGGCTTTGCTGAAG ATTTCACCACTCAACCTATACTCAG GATTTTGCGGGAGGACTCCCTTTGGAATTGCCGAATGCTGTTGTTTGTCAGGTCGGCGCAAGGTCACTTTCTGTCGGCATTGTCTGTATCCAATCCAACTATGATATTGATACTAGCAATGCTGCCCGTGCGATGCTTCCGGCGTGAAATTCAACATGTTCAAATGCCTTCTTAA
- the LOC126633854 gene encoding uncharacterized protein LOC126633854: MYNDITNIHTRLPSIVSQEDHYIHRWIPLVDRNVKVNVDGAWNSSMMETGVGVVIRNSSGELICGESSFLKRASVEEVEAEAVLTGMKLASTKNFQHVMIESDSIVVIEAINCPSHSKIWRIYPIVVEIRRLASHFSSVTLTWTSRSSNRAAHLVAALGNSRVRHFQWASMPPPSLVLLVLSSLPEIYFLCMVGITMYPHRGSEFL; this comes from the exons ATGTACAATGACATAACAAATATACACACCAGGCTCCCATCAATTGTTAGTCAAGAGGATCATTATATTCATAGGTGGATCCCTCTAGTGGACCGGAACGTAAAGGTTAACGTTGATGGGGCTTGGAACTCTTCCATGATGGAAACTGGAGTGGGAGTTGTTATTCGAAATTCTAGTGGTGAACTTATTTGCGGTGAGTCCAGTTTCTTGAAGAGAGCTTCAGTTGAAGAGGTTGAAGCTGAAGCAGTATTAACAGGGATGAAACTAGCTTCAACAAAAAACTTCCAGCATGTTATGATTGAGAGTGATTCTATAGTGGTCATAGAGGCCATCAATTGTCCTTCTCACAGCAAAATATGGAGAATTTACCCCATTGTCGTTGAGATTCGACGATTGGCATCTCATTTTTCATCGGTAACTTTAACTTGGACATCAAGATCCTCCAATCGAGCAGCTCATTTGGTAGCTGCACTTGGCAACTCGAGGGTGAGACACTTCCAATGGGCTTCAATGCCTCCTCCCTCCTTGGTTCTG CTAGTGTTATCTTCTCTTCCTGAGATTTACTTTCTCTGTATGGTTGGTATCACTATGTATCCCCATCGGGGATCAGAGTTTCTGTGA
- the LOC126582280 gene encoding acid phosphatase 1-like, which yields MQRSLHSPKPAHTMERLPGVLLFLLAIFFSTTQAYEPLINHHIHLLRPKSGAGGSSVPGVSCLSWRLGVEVRNIINWKTVPAQCESYVGHYMLGHQYRKDSKAVTDVAWLYAKSLNLTKDGKNVWVFDIDETTLSNLPYYARHGFGTEVYNSTSFNEWVLEGTAPALPESLQLYKKLLKLGVKVVFITGRGEDQRSVTITNLKNVGYHTWEKLVLKGSAYSGKTSYEYKSAERGKLEKSGFRIIGNMGDQWSDILGTSVGNRTFKLPDPLYYIS from the exons ATGCAACGAAGTCTCCACTCACCAAAACCCGCACATACCATGGAAAGATTGCCAGGAGTATTACTCTTCCTTCTTGCCATATTTTTCTCAACAACTCAAGCTTATGAGCCACTTATAAACCACCATATCCATCTCCTCAGGCCGAAATCCGGGGCGGGTGGCAGCAGCGTTCCCGGCGTGTCTTGCCTGAGTTGGCGTTTGGGGGTGGAAGTTAGGAACATTATCAACTGGAAGACTGTTCCGGCACAGTGTGAAAGCTACGTTGGGCACTACATGCTTGGGCACCAGTACAGGAAGGACTCAAAAGCGGTCACTGATGTGGCTTGGCTCTATGCTAAGAGCCTCAATCTTACAAAGGATGGCAAGAACGTTTGGGTCTTTGATATCGATGAAACTACACTCTCTAATCTACCGTATTATGCTCGTCATGGATTCGG GACCGAGGTATACAATTCCACTTCATTCAATGAATGGGTGTTGGAAGGCACAGCCCCAGCTTTGCCCGAGAGTCTTCAGCTGTACAAGAAATTGTTGAAACTTGGAGTCAAGGTCGTGTTCATTACAGGTAGAGGAGAAGATCAGAGAAGTGTCACAATCACCAATCTCAAAAATGTCGGATATCACACCTGGGAGAAGCTTGTCTTAAA GGGATCAGCTTATTCTGGGAAGACATCGTACGAGTATAAATCAGCAGAGAGGGGGAAGCTTGAGAAGAGTGGATTCAGAATAATTGGGAACATGGGCGATCAATGGAGCGATATATTGGGGACAAGTGTCGGCAACCGGACCTTCAAGTTGCCTGATCCGCTCTACTACATTAGTTGA